One window of the Athene noctua chromosome 5, bAthNoc1.hap1.1, whole genome shotgun sequence genome contains the following:
- the MKNK1 gene encoding MAP kinase-interacting serine/threonine-protein kinase 1 isoform X1 has protein sequence MFCHTEMVSSQALPIADSGKRKKKKRTRATDHVPGKFEDLYKLTAELLGEGAYAKVQGAVSLQTGKEYAVKIIEKNAGHSRSRVFREIETLYQCQGNKNILELIEFFEDDTRYYLVFEKLRGGSILAHIQKRKHFNEREASKVVRDIASALDFLHTKGIAHRDLKPENILCESPEKVSPVKICDFDLGSGVKLNSACTPITTPELTTPCGSAEYMAPEVVEVFTEEATFYDKRCDLWSLGVILYIMLSGYPPFVGNCGTDCGWDRGEVCRVCQNKLFESIQEGKYEFPDKDWSHISSEAKDLISKLLVRDTKERLSAAQVLQHSWVQGQAPERGLPTPQVLQRNSSTKDLTLFAAEAIALNRQLSQHENELSAEQENVAHAVCSMKLSPPSKSRLAKRRAMTHATKTSDFQPVPHKAF, from the exons ATGTTCTGCCACACAGAGATGGTCAGCAGTCAGGCTCTCCCCATAGCAGAcagtgggaaaaggaaaaagaaaaaaagaacaagagcCACAGATCATGTCCCTGGGAAGTTTGAAG ACTTGTACAAGCTGACTGCTGAGCTTCTTGGTGAGGGAGCATATGCCAAAGTTCAAGGTGCTGTCAGCCTCCAAACTGGGAAAGAATACGCAGTGAAA ATCATTGAAAAAAATGCTGGGCATAGTCGGAGTCGGGTTTTTCGTGAAATAGAAACATTGTACCAGTGTCAGGGTAACAA gaacattttggAGTTAATAGAATTTTTTGAAGATGACACAAGATACTACCTTGTCTTTGAGAAGCTGCGAGGAG GTTCAATCCTGGCCCATATACAAAAGCGAAAGCACTTCAATGAACGAGAAGCTAGCAAAGTGGTGAGGGATATTGCCTCTGCTCTGGATTTTCTCCATACAAAAG GTATTGCTCACAGAGACCTGAAGCCTGAAAACATCCTGTGTGAATCTCCAGAAAAG GTATCACCAGTAAAAATATGTGACTTTGATCTTGGTAGTGGGGTGAAGCTGAACAGTGCGTGCACTCCTATAACTACTCCTGAATTAACAACGCCG TGTGGGTCTGCAGAATACATGGCACCTGAAGTAGTTGAAGTCTTCACAGAAGAGGCCACATTCTATGATAAGCGGTGTGATCTTTGGAGTCTGGGAGTGATTCTGTACATCATGCTCAGTGGTTACCCCCCTTTTGTGGGCAACTGTGGCACAGACTGTGGCTGGGACAGAGGAGAAGTCTGCAGAGTTTGCCAG AACAAGCTTTTTGAGAGCATTCAGGAAGGCAAGTATGAGTTTCCTGACAAGGATTGGTCGCATATATCCTCTGAGGCCAAAGATCTCATCTCAAAGTTGCTGGTTCGTGACACCAAGGAACGACTTAGTGCCGCTCAAGTTTTGCAACATTCATGGGTTCAAGGA CAGGCTCCTGAAAGGGGATTACCTACCCCTCAAGTTCTTCAAAG GAACAGTAGCACAAAAGACCTGACGCTCTTTGCTGCCGAGGCTATAGCCCTTAACCGCCAGTTGTCTCAGCACGAGAATGAACTCAGCGCAGAGCAGGAGAACGTTGCCCATGCTGTATGCTCCATGAAGCTTTCTCCTCCGTCCAAGTCCCGCCTCGCCAAGCGCAGAGCAATGACGCATGCCACCAAAACCAGTGACTTTCAGCCAGTTCCCCATAAagctttttaa
- the MKNK1 gene encoding MAP kinase-interacting serine/threonine-protein kinase 1 isoform X2, with protein sequence MFCHTEMVSSQALPIADSGKRKKKKRTRATDHVPGKFEDLYKLTAELLGEGAYAKVQGAVSLQTGKEYAVKIIEKNAGHSRSRVFREIETLYQCQGNKNILELIEFFEDDTRYYLVFEKLRGGSILAHIQKRKHFNEREASKVVRDIASALDFLHTKGIAHRDLKPENILCESPEKVSPVKICDFDLGSGVKLNSACTPITTPELTTPCGSAEYMAPEVVEVFTEEATFYDKRCDLWSLGVILYIMLSGYPPFVGNCGTDCGWDRGEVCRVCQNKLFESIQEGKYEFPDKDWSHISSEAKDLISKLLVRDTKERLSAAQVLQHSWVQGAPERGLPTPQVLQRNSSTKDLTLFAAEAIALNRQLSQHENELSAEQENVAHAVCSMKLSPPSKSRLAKRRAMTHATKTSDFQPVPHKAF encoded by the exons ATGTTCTGCCACACAGAGATGGTCAGCAGTCAGGCTCTCCCCATAGCAGAcagtgggaaaaggaaaaagaaaaaaagaacaagagcCACAGATCATGTCCCTGGGAAGTTTGAAG ACTTGTACAAGCTGACTGCTGAGCTTCTTGGTGAGGGAGCATATGCCAAAGTTCAAGGTGCTGTCAGCCTCCAAACTGGGAAAGAATACGCAGTGAAA ATCATTGAAAAAAATGCTGGGCATAGTCGGAGTCGGGTTTTTCGTGAAATAGAAACATTGTACCAGTGTCAGGGTAACAA gaacattttggAGTTAATAGAATTTTTTGAAGATGACACAAGATACTACCTTGTCTTTGAGAAGCTGCGAGGAG GTTCAATCCTGGCCCATATACAAAAGCGAAAGCACTTCAATGAACGAGAAGCTAGCAAAGTGGTGAGGGATATTGCCTCTGCTCTGGATTTTCTCCATACAAAAG GTATTGCTCACAGAGACCTGAAGCCTGAAAACATCCTGTGTGAATCTCCAGAAAAG GTATCACCAGTAAAAATATGTGACTTTGATCTTGGTAGTGGGGTGAAGCTGAACAGTGCGTGCACTCCTATAACTACTCCTGAATTAACAACGCCG TGTGGGTCTGCAGAATACATGGCACCTGAAGTAGTTGAAGTCTTCACAGAAGAGGCCACATTCTATGATAAGCGGTGTGATCTTTGGAGTCTGGGAGTGATTCTGTACATCATGCTCAGTGGTTACCCCCCTTTTGTGGGCAACTGTGGCACAGACTGTGGCTGGGACAGAGGAGAAGTCTGCAGAGTTTGCCAG AACAAGCTTTTTGAGAGCATTCAGGAAGGCAAGTATGAGTTTCCTGACAAGGATTGGTCGCATATATCCTCTGAGGCCAAAGATCTCATCTCAAAGTTGCTGGTTCGTGACACCAAGGAACGACTTAGTGCCGCTCAAGTTTTGCAACATTCATGGGTTCAAGGA GCTCCTGAAAGGGGATTACCTACCCCTCAAGTTCTTCAAAG GAACAGTAGCACAAAAGACCTGACGCTCTTTGCTGCCGAGGCTATAGCCCTTAACCGCCAGTTGTCTCAGCACGAGAATGAACTCAGCGCAGAGCAGGAGAACGTTGCCCATGCTGTATGCTCCATGAAGCTTTCTCCTCCGTCCAAGTCCCGCCTCGCCAAGCGCAGAGCAATGACGCATGCCACCAAAACCAGTGACTTTCAGCCAGTTCCCCATAAagctttttaa
- the MKNK1 gene encoding MAP kinase-interacting serine/threonine-protein kinase 1 isoform X4: MFCHTEMVSSQALPIADSGKRKKKKRTRATDHVPGKFEDLYKLTAELLGEGAYAKVQGAVSLQTGKEYAVKIIEKNAGHSRSRVFREIETLYQCQGNKNILELIEFFEDDTRYYLVFEKLRGGIAHRDLKPENILCESPEKVSPVKICDFDLGSGVKLNSACTPITTPELTTPCGSAEYMAPEVVEVFTEEATFYDKRCDLWSLGVILYIMLSGYPPFVGNCGTDCGWDRGEVCRVCQNKLFESIQEGKYEFPDKDWSHISSEAKDLISKLLVRDTKERLSAAQVLQHSWVQGQAPERGLPTPQVLQRNSSTKDLTLFAAEAIALNRQLSQHENELSAEQENVAHAVCSMKLSPPSKSRLAKRRAMTHATKTSDFQPVPHKAF; this comes from the exons ATGTTCTGCCACACAGAGATGGTCAGCAGTCAGGCTCTCCCCATAGCAGAcagtgggaaaaggaaaaagaaaaaaagaacaagagcCACAGATCATGTCCCTGGGAAGTTTGAAG ACTTGTACAAGCTGACTGCTGAGCTTCTTGGTGAGGGAGCATATGCCAAAGTTCAAGGTGCTGTCAGCCTCCAAACTGGGAAAGAATACGCAGTGAAA ATCATTGAAAAAAATGCTGGGCATAGTCGGAGTCGGGTTTTTCGTGAAATAGAAACATTGTACCAGTGTCAGGGTAACAA gaacattttggAGTTAATAGAATTTTTTGAAGATGACACAAGATACTACCTTGTCTTTGAGAAGCTGCGAGGAG GTATTGCTCACAGAGACCTGAAGCCTGAAAACATCCTGTGTGAATCTCCAGAAAAG GTATCACCAGTAAAAATATGTGACTTTGATCTTGGTAGTGGGGTGAAGCTGAACAGTGCGTGCACTCCTATAACTACTCCTGAATTAACAACGCCG TGTGGGTCTGCAGAATACATGGCACCTGAAGTAGTTGAAGTCTTCACAGAAGAGGCCACATTCTATGATAAGCGGTGTGATCTTTGGAGTCTGGGAGTGATTCTGTACATCATGCTCAGTGGTTACCCCCCTTTTGTGGGCAACTGTGGCACAGACTGTGGCTGGGACAGAGGAGAAGTCTGCAGAGTTTGCCAG AACAAGCTTTTTGAGAGCATTCAGGAAGGCAAGTATGAGTTTCCTGACAAGGATTGGTCGCATATATCCTCTGAGGCCAAAGATCTCATCTCAAAGTTGCTGGTTCGTGACACCAAGGAACGACTTAGTGCCGCTCAAGTTTTGCAACATTCATGGGTTCAAGGA CAGGCTCCTGAAAGGGGATTACCTACCCCTCAAGTTCTTCAAAG GAACAGTAGCACAAAAGACCTGACGCTCTTTGCTGCCGAGGCTATAGCCCTTAACCGCCAGTTGTCTCAGCACGAGAATGAACTCAGCGCAGAGCAGGAGAACGTTGCCCATGCTGTATGCTCCATGAAGCTTTCTCCTCCGTCCAAGTCCCGCCTCGCCAAGCGCAGAGCAATGACGCATGCCACCAAAACCAGTGACTTTCAGCCAGTTCCCCATAAagctttttaa
- the MKNK1 gene encoding MAP kinase-interacting serine/threonine-protein kinase 1 isoform X3 yields MVSSQALPIADSGKRKKKKRTRATDHVPGKFEDLYKLTAELLGEGAYAKVQGAVSLQTGKEYAVKIIEKNAGHSRSRVFREIETLYQCQGNKNILELIEFFEDDTRYYLVFEKLRGGSILAHIQKRKHFNEREASKVVRDIASALDFLHTKGIAHRDLKPENILCESPEKVSPVKICDFDLGSGVKLNSACTPITTPELTTPCGSAEYMAPEVVEVFTEEATFYDKRCDLWSLGVILYIMLSGYPPFVGNCGTDCGWDRGEVCRVCQNKLFESIQEGKYEFPDKDWSHISSEAKDLISKLLVRDTKERLSAAQVLQHSWVQGQAPERGLPTPQVLQRNSSTKDLTLFAAEAIALNRQLSQHENELSAEQENVAHAVCSMKLSPPSKSRLAKRRAMTHATKTSDFQPVPHKAF; encoded by the exons ATGGTCAGCAGTCAGGCTCTCCCCATAGCAGAcagtgggaaaaggaaaaagaaaaaaagaacaagagcCACAGATCATGTCCCTGGGAAGTTTGAAG ACTTGTACAAGCTGACTGCTGAGCTTCTTGGTGAGGGAGCATATGCCAAAGTTCAAGGTGCTGTCAGCCTCCAAACTGGGAAAGAATACGCAGTGAAA ATCATTGAAAAAAATGCTGGGCATAGTCGGAGTCGGGTTTTTCGTGAAATAGAAACATTGTACCAGTGTCAGGGTAACAA gaacattttggAGTTAATAGAATTTTTTGAAGATGACACAAGATACTACCTTGTCTTTGAGAAGCTGCGAGGAG GTTCAATCCTGGCCCATATACAAAAGCGAAAGCACTTCAATGAACGAGAAGCTAGCAAAGTGGTGAGGGATATTGCCTCTGCTCTGGATTTTCTCCATACAAAAG GTATTGCTCACAGAGACCTGAAGCCTGAAAACATCCTGTGTGAATCTCCAGAAAAG GTATCACCAGTAAAAATATGTGACTTTGATCTTGGTAGTGGGGTGAAGCTGAACAGTGCGTGCACTCCTATAACTACTCCTGAATTAACAACGCCG TGTGGGTCTGCAGAATACATGGCACCTGAAGTAGTTGAAGTCTTCACAGAAGAGGCCACATTCTATGATAAGCGGTGTGATCTTTGGAGTCTGGGAGTGATTCTGTACATCATGCTCAGTGGTTACCCCCCTTTTGTGGGCAACTGTGGCACAGACTGTGGCTGGGACAGAGGAGAAGTCTGCAGAGTTTGCCAG AACAAGCTTTTTGAGAGCATTCAGGAAGGCAAGTATGAGTTTCCTGACAAGGATTGGTCGCATATATCCTCTGAGGCCAAAGATCTCATCTCAAAGTTGCTGGTTCGTGACACCAAGGAACGACTTAGTGCCGCTCAAGTTTTGCAACATTCATGGGTTCAAGGA CAGGCTCCTGAAAGGGGATTACCTACCCCTCAAGTTCTTCAAAG GAACAGTAGCACAAAAGACCTGACGCTCTTTGCTGCCGAGGCTATAGCCCTTAACCGCCAGTTGTCTCAGCACGAGAATGAACTCAGCGCAGAGCAGGAGAACGTTGCCCATGCTGTATGCTCCATGAAGCTTTCTCCTCCGTCCAAGTCCCGCCTCGCCAAGCGCAGAGCAATGACGCATGCCACCAAAACCAGTGACTTTCAGCCAGTTCCCCATAAagctttttaa